A single genomic interval of Littorina saxatilis isolate snail1 linkage group LG17, US_GU_Lsax_2.0, whole genome shotgun sequence harbors:
- the LOC138952843 gene encoding arylsulfatase B-like, which translates to MTRAVASAALLLLPLLYVLHCSNNVDAAQGQTSQPNIVILLADDLGWSDVGWRNPFMPTPTLDKMAREGMILNQSYVQQTCSPSRAALMSGRYPHHLGLQYNTIKSGWNIHLADDQPILPEALKKLGYATHMVGKWHLGFCNWRYTPTYRGFQSFYGYYNAAEDYYTHIENNGYDFRDNDQVDKSAVGLYSTNLFNDRAIRIINDHNTSQPLFLYLAYQAVHGPLQAPQEYIDRHCKHIPDNNRKIKCGMIAALDESVKNVTHALKQRGLMDNTFILFSSDNGGPVHEYASNYPLRGSKITLWEGGTRAAAFAYAPSFLQKTNSSYEELIHITDWYPTLVEAAGGGSSVANIDGVSQWKNLLSGGPGPRQEFIYNMDEVRNDSAIRRGRYKLIQGYARNPNGWFVPPELEKALNETTVDIHGEKNSPPYSLYDLETDPEERHNIIDSHQTVFHNLKARLDSYRPSLVPTKHYDYIRASKPDNFNGNWSPGWC; encoded by the exons ATGACACGTGCAGTAgcttctgcagcattattgctgCTGCCGCTGCTATATGTCCTGCACTGCAGCAACAACGTTGACGCAGCCCAAGGTCAAACCTCACAACCCAACATCGTCATCCTTCTCGCCGACGACCTCGGGTGGAGCGATGTCGGGTGGAGAAACCCGTTCATGCCCACCCCGACTTTGGACAAGATGGCGAGGGAAGGGATGATTCTCAATCAGTCGTATGTCCAGCAGACGTGCTCCCCCTCTCGCGCTGCTCTCATGTCGGGTAGATACCCGCATCACCTGGGACTGCAGTACAACACTATCAAATCTGGCTGGAATATTCACCTGGCAGACGACCAGCCTATTTTACCTGAG GCCCTGAAAAAGCTGGGGTACGCTACCCACATGGTAGGCAAGTGGCACCTGGGTTTCTGTAACTGGCGCTACACACCCACCTACCGCGGGTTCCAGTCCTTCTATGGATATTACAACGCTGCAGAAGATTACTACACACACATTGAAAA CAATGGCTACGATTTCCGTGACAACGACCAGGTGGACAAGTCAGCGGTTGGTCTTTACTCCACAAACCTGTTCAATGACCGCGCCATCAGGATCATCAATGACCACAACACCTCACAGCCCCTCTTCCTATACCTCGCCTATCAGGCCGTGCACGGACCGCTGCAG GCTCCCCAGGAGTACATCGACCGGCACTGCAAACACATCCCGGACAACAACCGCAAGATCAAGTGCGGGATGATCGCCGCGCTGGACGAGTCCGTGAAGAACGTGACTCACGCTCTGAAGCAGCGAGGTCTGATGGACAACACCTTCATCCTCTTCTCCTCTGACAACGGTGGGCCTGTCCATGAGTACGCCAGCAACTATCCGCTGAGAGGATCCAAGATCACTCTCTGGGAGGGCGGCACCCGAGCGGCGGCTTTTGCGTACGCGCCCAGCTTCCTGCAGAAAACGAACTCGTCGTACGAAGAGCTGATCCACATCACGGACTGGTACCCCACGCTGGTGGAGGCGGCTGGCGGAGGCAGCTCCGTGGCCAACATTGACGGCGTCAGTCAGTGGAAGAACCTGCTGAGCGGAGGCCCCGGACCCCGCCAGGAGTTCATCTACAACATGGACGAGGTGCGCAACGACTCCGCCATCCGCCGCGGTCGCTACAAGCTCATCCAGGGCTACGCTCGCAATCCCAACGGATGGTTCGTGCCACCCGAGCTGGAGAAAGCCTTGAATGAAACGACGGTGGACATTCATGGAGAGAAGAACAGTCCTCCCTACTCGCTCTACGACCTCGAGACCGATCCTGAGGAGAGGCACAACATCATTGACAGCCACCAGACGGTCTTTCACAATCTGAAGGCTCGCTTGGACTCTTACAGACCGTCCCTCGTACCCACCAAACACTATGACTATATCAGAGCTTCCAAGCCGGACAATTTCAATGGTAACTGGTCACCTGGCTGGTGCTGA
- the LOC138953065 gene encoding arylsulfatase B-like, with amino-acid sequence MTRAVASAALLLLPLLYVLHCSNNVDAAQGQTSQPNIVILLADDLGWSDVGWRNPFMPTPTLDKMAREGMILNQSYVQQTCSPSRAALMSGRYPHHLGLQYNTIRSGWNIHLADDQPILPEALKKLGYATHMVGKWHLGFCNWRYTPTYRGFQSFYGYYNAAEDYYTHIENNGYDFRDNDQVDKSAVGHYSTNLFTDRAIRIINDHNTSQPLFLYLAYQAVHGPLQAPQEYIDQHCKHIPDNNRKIKCGMIAALDESVKNVTDAMKQRGLMDNTFILFSSDNGGPVHEYASNYPLRGSKITLWEGGTRAAAFAYAPSLLQKTNSSYEELIHITDWYPTLVEAAGGGSSVANIDGVSQWKNLLSGGPGPRQEFIYNMDEVRNDSAIRRGRYKLIQGYARNPNGWFVPPELEEALNQTTVEIHAQKNNPPYSLYDLETDPEERHNIIDSHQDVFHNLKARLDSYRPSLVPTLHYSYLKISKPANFNGNWSPGWC; translated from the exons ATGACACGTGCAGTAgcttctgcagcattattgctgctgccgctgctgtATGTCCTGCACTGCAGCAACAACGTTGACGCAGCCCAAGGTCAAACCTCACAACCCAACATCGTCATCCTTCTCGCCGACGACCTCGGATGGAGCGATGTCGGGTGGAGAAACCCGTTCATGCCCACCCCGACTTTGGACAAGATGGCGAGGGAAGGGATGATTCTCAACCAGTCGTATGTCCAGCAGACGTGCTCCCCCTCTCGCGCTGCTCTCATGTCGGGTAGATACCCGCATCACCTGGGACTGCAGTACAACACTATCAGGTCTGGCTGGAATATTCACCTGGCAGACGACCAGCCTATTTTACCTGAG GCCCTGAAAAAGCTGGGGTACGCTACCCACATGGTAGGCAAGTGGCACCTGGGTTTCTGTAACTGGCGCTACACACCCACCTACCGCGGGTTCCAGTCCTTCTATGGATATTACAACGCTGCAGAAGATTACTACACACACATTGAAAA CAATGGCTACGATTTCCGTGACAACGACCAGGTGGACAAGTCAGCGGTTGGTCACTACTCTACAAACCTGTTCACTGACCGCGCCATCAGGATCATCAATGACCACAACACCTCACAGCCCCTCTTCCTCTACCTCGCCTATCAGGCCGTGCACGGACCGCTGCAG GCTCCCCAGGAGTACATCGACCAGCACTGCAAACACATCCCGGACAACAACCGCAAGATCAAGTGCGGGATGATCGCCGCGCTGGACGAGTCCGTGAAGAACGTGACTGACGCTATGAAGCAGCGAGGTCTGATGGACAACACCTTCATCCTCTTCTCTTCCGACAACGGCGGGCCTGTCCATGAGTACGCCAGCAACTATCCGCTGAGGGGATCCAAGATCACTCTCTGGGAGGGCGGCACCCGAGCGGCGGCTTTCGCATACGCGCCCAGCCTCCTGCAGAAAACGAACTCGTCGTACGAAGAGCTGATCCACATCACAGACTGGTACCCCACGCTGGTGGAGGCAGCTGGCGGAGGCAGCTCTGTGGCCAACATTGACGGCGTCAGTCAGTGGAAGAACCTGCTGAGCGGAGGCCCCGGACCTCGCCAGGAGTTCATCTACAACATGGACGAGGTGCGCAACGACTCCGCCATCCGTCGCGGTCGCTACAAGCTCATCCAGGGCTACGCTCGCAATCCCAACGGATGGTTCGTGCCGCCCGAGCTGGAGGAAGCCTTGAATCAAACGACGGTGGAAATCCACGCACAAAAGAACAATCCGCCCTACTCGCTCTACGACCTCGAGACCGATCCTGAGGAGAGGCACAACATCATTGACAGCCACCAGGACGTTTTCCACAATCTGAAGGCTCGCTTGGATTCTTACAGACCGTCCCTCGTACCCACCCTACACTATTCCTATCTCAAAATTTCCAAGCCGGCCAATTTCAATGGTAACTGGTCACCTGGCTGGTGCTGA
- the LOC138953063 gene encoding arylsulfatase B-like — protein MTRAVASAALLLLPLLYVLHCSNNVDAAQGQTSQPNIVILLADDLGWSDVGWRNPFMPTPTLDKMAREGMILNQSYVQQTCSPSRAALMSGRYPHHLGLQYNTIRSGWNIHLADDQPILPEALKKLGYATHMVGKWHLGFCNWRYTPTYRGFQSFYGYYNAAEDYYTHIENNGYDFRDNDQVDKSAVGLYSTNLFNDRAIRIINDHNTSQPLFLYLAYQAVHGPLQAPQEYIDRHCKHIPDNNRKIKCGMIAALDESVKNVTHALKQRGLMDNTFILFSSDNGGPVHEYASNYPLRGSKITLWEGGTRAAAFAYAPSFLQKTNSSYEELIHITDWYPTLVEAAGGGSSVANIDGVSQWKNLLSGGPGPRQEFIYNMDEVRNDSAIRRGRYKLIQGYARNPNGWFVPPELEKALNETTVDIHGEKNSPPYSLYDLETDPEERHNIIDSHQTVFHNLKARLDSYRPSLVPTKHYDYIRASKPDNFNGNWSPGWC, from the exons ATGACACGTGCAGTAgcttctgcagcattattgctgctgccgctgctgtATGTCCTGCACTGCAGCAACAACGTTGACGCAGCCCAAGGTCAAACCTCACAACCCAACATCGTCATCCTTCTCGCCGACGACCTCGGGTGGAGCGATGTCGGGTGGAGAAACCCGTTCATGCCCACCCCGACTTTGGACAAGATGGCGAGGGAAGGGATGATTCTCAACCAGTCGTATGTCCAGCAGACGTGCTCCCCCTCTCGCGCTGCTCTCATGTCGGGTAGATACCCGCATCACCTGGGACTGCAGTACAACACTATCAGGTCTGGCTGGAATATTCACCTGGCAGACGACCAGCCTATTTTACCTGAG GCCCTGAAAAAGCTGGGGTACGCTACCCACATGGTAGGCAAGTGGCACCTGGGTTTTTGTAACTGGCGCTACACACCCACCTACCGCGGGTTCCAGTCCTTCTATGGATATTACAACGCTGCAGAAGATTACTACACACACATTGAAaa CAATGGCTACGATTTCCGTGACAACGACCAGGTGGACAAGTCAGCGGTTGGTCTTTACTCCACAAACCTGTTCAATGACCGCGCCATCAGGATCATCAATGACCACAACACCTCACAGCCCCTCTTCCTCTACCTCGCCTATCAGGCCGTGCACGGACCGCTGCAG GCTCCCCAGGAGTACATCGACCGGCACTGCAAACACATCCCGGACAACAACCGCAAGATCAAGTGCGGGATGATCGCCGCGCTGGACGAGTCCGTGAAGAACGTGACTCACGCTCTGAAGCAGCGAGGTCTGATGGACAACACCTTCATCCTCTTCTCCTCTGACAACGGTGGGCCTGTCCATGAGTACGCCAGCAACTATCCGCTGAGAGGATCCAAGATCACTCTCTGGGAGGGCGGCACCCGAGCGGCGGCTTTTGCGTACGCGCCCAGCTTCCTGCAGAAAACGAACTCGTCGTACGAAGAGCTGATCCACATCACGGACTGGTACCCCACGCTGGTGGAGGCGGCTGGCGGAGGCAGCTCCGTGGCCAACATTGACGGCGTCAGTCAGTGGAAGAACCTGCTGAGCGGAGGCCCCGGACCCCGCCAGGAGTTCATCTACAACATGGACGAGGTGCGCAACGACTCCGCCATCCGCCGCGGTCGCTACAAGCTCATCCAGGGCTACGCTCGCAATCCCAACGGATGGTTCGTGCCGCCCGAGCTGGAGAAAGCCTTGAATGAAACGACGGTGGACATTCATGGAGAGAAGAACAGTCCTCCCTACTCGCTCTACGACCTCGAGACCGATCCTGAGGAGAGGCACAACATCATTGACAGCCACCAGACGGTCTTTCACAATCTGAAGGCTCGCTTGGACTCTTACAGACCGTCCCTCGTACCCACCAAACACTATGACTATATCAGAGCTTCCAAGCCGGACAATTTCAATGGTAACTGGTCACCCGGCTGGTGCTAA
- the LOC138952844 gene encoding arylsulfatase B-like, with protein MTSAAVSAASLLLLFVLHCSSDVDAAQGQTSQPNIVILLADDLGWSDVGWRNQFMPTPTLDKMAREGMILNQSYVQQTCSPSRAALMSGRYPHHLGLQYNTIKSGWNIHLPDDQPILPEALKKLGYATHMVGKWHLGFCNWRYTPTYRGFQSFYGYYNAAEDYYTHMANHGYDFRDNDQVDKSAVGLYSTNLFNDRAIRIINDHNTSQPLFLYLAYQAVHGPLQAPQEYIDRHCKHIPDNNRKIKCGMIAALDESVKNVTHALKQRGLMDNTFILFSSDNGGPVREYASNYPLRGSKITLWEGGTRAAAFAYAPSFLQKTNSSYEELIHITDWYPTLVEAAGGGSSVANIDGVSQWKNLLSGGPGPRQEFIYNMDEVRNDSAIRRGRYKLIQGYARNPNGWFVPPELEKVVNQTTVDFNGHKDSPPYSLYDLQTDPEERHNIIDSHQTVFHNLMARLDSYRPSLVPTKHYDRVKASSPDNFNGNWSPGWC; from the exons ATGACAAGTGCTGCCGTTTCGGCAGCgtcgttgctgctgctgtttgtCCTGCACTGCAGCAGCGACGTTGATGCAGCCCAGGGTCAAACCTCACAACCCAACATCGTCATCCTTCTCGCCGACGACCTCGGATGGAGCGATGTCGGGTGGAGAAACCAGTTCATGCCCACCCCGACTTTGGACAAGATGGCGAGGGAAGGGATGATTCTCAATCAGTCGTATGTCCAGCAGACGTGCTCCCCCTCTCGCGCTGCTCTCATGTCGGGTAGATACCCGCATCACCTGGGACTGCAGTACAACACTATCAAGTCTGGCTGGAATATTCATCTGCCAGACGACCAGCCTATTTTACCTGAG GCCCTGAAAAAGCTTGGGTACGCTACCCACATGGTAGGCAAGTGGCACCTGGGTTTCTGTAACTGGCGCTACACACCAACCTACCGCGGGTTCCAGTCCTTCTACGGATATTACAACGCTGCAGAGGATTACTACACACATAtggcaaa CCATGGCTACGATTTCCGTGACAACGACCAGGTGGACAAGTCAGCGGTTGGTCTTTACTCCACAAACCTGTTCAATGACCGCGCCATCAGGATCATCAATGACCACAACACCTCACAGCCCCTCTTCCTCTACCTCGCCTATCAGGCCGTGCACGGACCGCTGCAG GCTCCCCAGGAGTACATCGACCGGCACTGCAAACACATCCCAGACAACAACCGCAAGATCAAGTGCGGTATGATCGCCGCGCTGGACGAGTCCGTGAAGAACGTGACTCACGCTCTGAAGCAGCGAGGTCTGATGGACAACACCTTCATCCTCTTCTCCTCGGACAACGGCGGGCCTGTCCGTGAGTACGCCAGCAACTATCCGCTGAGGGGATCCAAGATTACCCTCTGGGAGGGCGGCACCCGAGCGGCGGCTTTCGCGTATGCTCCCAGCTTCCTGCAGAAAACGAACTCGTCGTACGAAGAGCTGATCCACATCACAGACTGGTACCCCACGCTGGTGGAGGCGGCTGGCGGAGGCAGCTCCGTGGCCAACATTGACGGCGTCAGTCAGTGGAAGAACCTGCTGAGCGGAGGCCCCGGACCTCGCCAGGAGTTCATCTACAACATGGACGAGGTGCGCAACGACTCCGCCATCCGTCGCGGTCGCTACAAGCTCATCCAGGGCTACGCTCGCAATCCCAATGGCTGGTTCGTGCCGCCCGAGCTGGAGAAAGTGGTGAATCAAACCACGGTGGACTTCAATGGACACAAGGACAGTCCTCCCTACTCGCTCTACGACCTCCAGACCGATCCCGAAGAGAGGCACAACATCATTGACAGCCACCAGACGGTCTTCCACAATCTGATGGCTCGCCTGGACTCTTACAGACCGTCCCTCGTACCCACCAAACACTATGACCGTGTCAAGGCTTCTAGTCCGGACAATTTCAACGGTAACTGGTCACCGGGCTGGTGCTGA